Genomic DNA from Phyllopteryx taeniolatus isolate TA_2022b chromosome 10, UOR_Ptae_1.2, whole genome shotgun sequence:
TATACAATATTCTATGAGGTTTCATTTAATGGTAACTACTTTGACAGTTCAGCCATCTCAGCCTCATGGATTTGTTTCCTTTCAGCCAACTGTGAGGGGAAAAGGCAGTCTATGATGTCCAGAACCACAACTGTGACGTTGTACTTCCTATTTTTCAAGTActgcaaataaatgaaaagagaAGAACGATAGTTATTTTGACCCATGTTTAGGTCTCAAGTGCTGTTAAAAAACATTCATAATGAAAGTAAACTAAGACAGCAATGTATACGGTACATTATCGTTACCTCTTGTAGCGGTTGCTTGCAGAGTGGACAGCGGAGGTTGTGGTCCAGACTCCTCTCTATGCAGTTTTTACAGAAAGTGTGACCACATGGAGTGGTAACTGGCTCATGAAACAACCTTTAAAATACATAccacaatttcaatgaagttgggatgtagtgtaaaatgtaaataaaacagaatacaaatttgcaaattcttttcaacctatattcaattaaatgtactaCAAAaatgagatatttaatgttcaaactgataaactctgGGTTTCTTAGCAAATATTCAGTCATTTTTAATTAGATGCCtacaacaagttccaaaaaagctggcagagGGGCACGTTTAccactttgttacatcacctttccatttaacaacactcaaaaaGCATTTGGAAACTCGGGGCACTAATTGTTgtattgcttggatggcagcatgttgctccaaaacctgtccTCCAGCCCAGAAGACacaacgtccatgatttccataaataatttgaaatgtgcactAGTCAGacccacagcacacttttccactttgcgtcagtccatctcagattgagctcaggcccagagaagctggtggcatttctggatgttgttaATATAttgctttcactttgcatggtagagttttaccTGTAAACTGACAacagttttctgaaatgttcctgagcccacgtggcaataatCTTCACGCAATGAtgctggtttttaatgcagtgccgcctgaaggatcgaggtcacgggcattcaatgttaatTTTTGGActtgccgcttatatgcagAGTTCTCCAGATTCTCAAAATCGTTTGATGgtattatggaccgcagatgatgaaatcactAAATCCCTTGCAACTGTATGTTGAGGaatgttgttcttaaactgttggactatttgctgaTACTGTTGTTCACAAAGTAGTGAACCTCagcccatccttgcttgtgaacaactgagcctttctaggatgctccttttatacccaatcatgacactcacctgttcccaattaacctgttcacctgtggaatgttttgGGGGAATTCCTTAACTTTTGCTCCCCCCGTCCCAGCttatttggaacatgttgcacgcatcaaatataaaatgagtgaatatttgcaaacaaaaacaacatttgtcaGTGTGATCACTAAATACCTtttctttgtactgtactgaattGAATATAGGCTGAAAAGGATTTGCTCAtcgttgtattttgtttttatttacattttacacaatgtcccaacttcattagaattgggtttcatatacaaatatataaaatgatcaaaacacaCTGTCTATAGAGAGAAATTATATTATCTACTTGACAGACAACCATGAGactaatattattttgagagaacAGGACGCTGACCTGATGCAGAGAGGGCATTCAAAGTCTGACACAGTCAGTACGCTCAGAGTTTTATCTCTGCGGTGTAAACTGGCACCTGAGATGAAAGTTTATGCACCAAGAAACATAAATTACTATTTGTAGtgaattttaacaaaaatacacaatttctGAATGCCGTACGTTTTGGGTCATAAAGCAATGAATCTTGATGATTAAGATGTCAAATGAGACAGACTGTGTTTACTGTAGTTGCCACTGTACCTGTGCAATTCACATCCTCCtttgttttcatcatttccTTATCATCTTCACTGGCAGGGAGGAAGGAGACAGCTTGGCAGAGGCTCAGGCAGCACTCGTTGCTGGTATCGTGCTTCGCTTTGGAGCTCTAAAGAAACCGTTTTACAACTTCAAGATTGCAAGCAAACACCTCCCACCATGCAAGCATTCTTCTCCTCATCCCATCTGCAGCACACACCTGGGATGCCTCTCTCCTCTCTTTGCCCTCTGCATCACCATGTGGATGTGTGAGACCCTCAGGGTGTGTTACCTGGGTGCCACTGAGGCTTACAATGGGGTAGGAAGCCTTCAAGTAATCAGTCAACACCTGCATGATGCGGGATACTTCCTCTGGCACCAAGATGCCCTCTGCCTCCAAGATCTGCAATTTTAATACATATACTATTACAGCTACATTAAATTTTgagacaatacaaaaaaaagtgtatgacaaataacaaaatatatccGAGGTCCACAACAGTATGTACGACTACAAATaattgtaatgtttgtttgtggtcTTGCCTACAAGGCAGGGATGGAAAGATAGGTTCAATACTAAGAATTTATGGCTCCAGTATCGTCTAAAATATTGCACATTCAGTAGTTTAAACATGAAGATCGACATTATGAAAATTGTGGTTTACCATTTGGCAAGGCAAATGCTCATTTATGTGTTTTACTTTACATAGTAACGGGTGGGGTGAACAACCTTTTTGATCTGATTCTTAGCAGGAAAAAAGTCCGCTTGAAGTTTGAGGCAATGGTGAAACTGAATGAGGGATTCTGTCTGCTGAGCCATTTCCAACAGTATGTTccctttacgaaaaaagccctgTGGACACAGAAGAGCATGAACAGCGTATCACTGCCTGCATAAGTGAATTACTGCATTACAGGTTCTCATTGCAGTGGTTTGGCATGTGACTCAAGGAAATTATATAATCcatttaacagaaaaaaactgatttcACAAAACATTTCCCCCCACCGCATATGAGGTTGTGAAATGAGCAGTTGTTTGCATACCGTCAGTGACAAAAGGAAACAATAGTATCATCAGAAAAATATGAAACTAGAGAGAAATAAACGAGACTATGTCTTCTTTTtgagtggaaaaacaaacatagACCACAACATTAGGAACATATCTGGAAAAACCAGTGAGATCCAAAGCATgagctacagtatatcaaatTGGATGACTTTACAAGGATAATCATGAAAACTTTAAATTTTAACATATGCAATTACTTTTAAATGTACCATTATTACTCAGTGTGGTAGTTTTTACAACCTCGCTGCATAATACCATCATATTTTGGCTACCTCATCTAGCTACAAGAGAGGGGCATACCTCAGGATGATGCAGCTAAATCCTATGCCACGACAAACCACAAGCAGAATAATAAACCTATTGTCAAACTAATGctgtacctctctgacagtatcAATCAAAAACTAAGCATTATCATCTTTCATCTATTATCTTGGTAAAGGCAGACTTTTTATTTAGTTCTTCTACTGGTTTTCATCAGATTTTGCCAGGGAAGGTGATATCCATGTCACCTCAGTCCATTTCGGCCGAAGACAGCAGAGGTAGTCAAGGTCCGCCAGAGCATCAGAGAAACGCAGTAGGCCACAGTTGGCTTCAGCTCTGTAGAACCTCAGACTCAGGTCTTCTGGAACTAAAGATGAAAAGAGTGACATATTAGAGcaaggggaaaaataaaaaataaaataatataaataaacatttatttacacattgTGATGTGCAAACCTGGTTGCACGTTATAGAGCTACAGACATGTTGTTTTGCTTCATTCTTATCAAGCAAATACAATGAggttacaaatacattttcaaacatgaaACTGAATTTCCAACATTTTCCGAATTAAATAAAATTGGTCATTTAGATTGAAATATTCTGTCTGTAAGCACTATTCAAGTCTGCAATCAGACTCCATAATGTGCTGGTGATATAAAAGGTTTCCTTTGATATACCAAGCGAGTGATGCACTctgatataaaaatatttacacaacAATAAAGGGTTATGCATCACCTGAAAAATCCAGAAGACCAGCATTTTAACCCTTTTAAGACGAGGAGGAACACTGGTGACACCACGGCGCATGCTTATTTCAAATTATCTTAACTCCTCGCTACTTTGTgcaattttaatcattcaaactgcCCCTGAAAGCAGTGAAGCTAATAAATATATCTATTATTAATGGTGCGAAAAGGGTTAAGACGCATTGTAGAGAGTGAGGCacaagtatgtgaaccctttgcaATTTCTTAAACTTCTGCATAAATATGTcatgtagtctgatcttcatctaaatcacaagagtAAACAGTCTGCTGAggctaataccacacaaactagtctatgttttcatatttttattaaaaaataaaaaaaattcacatgaCAGGGAGGAAAAGTAACCCCCGGATATAATTACTGATTGACCCTCTTTTgacagcaataacctcaaccaaatgtTCCCTGTAGTTGCAGATTGGACATGCAAAATGATCAGGATGAAtcttggaccattcctcttgacAAAAcggttgcagttcagcaaggtTCCTGGGACatctggtgtgaatagctcactttttcctcccactgtacaaTTGTTACTTAAGGGCTGCCATACTAGTCATGTGGCTGTTATTCAAGTTATATAATGTAGTAGGTCCCACCCACACTTTGCAATTATACATACCTGCTCATGATGTAGAAATCAGGattacaaaagaaagaaaacttgcATTACATTTTCGTAAGAAGGAGAGTCAAGCATAACCAGTGCCTGATATGGTACCGGTGCCAAGTAGgcaattatcattattattattattagtagtagtaattgccttgcgattgcctggcgaccagtttagggcgtaccccgcctctcgcccagagtcagctgggataggctccagtacgcccacgaccctagtgaggataagcagtacggaaaatgaatgaattactattattattattattatttaactgGACCTACAAACGTGTTCATTCATTGGCATGCTGAGGCCAAAAAAAGTAGGTGAAATGATGGTGGAGATTGCCCCTATATAGGCCTACTTCATTACTGGTGCATAAAATACATTGACTTTAAACATGATGGTGGAGGTTGCCCCTATATAGGCCCACTTCATTACTGGTGCATAAAATACATTGACTTTAAACATGAAGATGTGAAAGATTTCCCCAACcccaaaatctgaaaaatgtcaGATTATATAGTCTATGAGCTCTGCATCATAGCAGTGTTTTAGGATGGCATGTTCTGGTTATTTAGCACCTCGAGGCAAAAATGATGTGAGCTTTGAGTTGTAGTCCTGTAATGTGACACTGTGATGCTTTGATGAGCGCTATTGTATGGGCCTTTTTAAAGACAGGCTAAAGTTCAGAAAGCAAATAATGACCCCAAAAGTTAAGAGTGTTGCAAAGTATATATGCCTTACCTTGCTGTATTCCGTCGTTGGCGACGCGTAAAGCTTCCTTATACTGCTTCGCACGAAGTTTCTCCTGTAAGTGACGCTTAATCTTTGCGTCGTCTGGGCAGCACTTTTCAATGACACGGATGAGCAAAACGTTGTTCTTTGCGTTTCTCATGTCTCTCTGTTTGAACCTCTCTTTGCAGGCTGGGCATTTAGACGGCAGGTAGGTCCCCGCGCACCTCCTGCAGAAGGTGTGACCGCAGGTAATGGTCACCGGCTCCCACATCGGGAAGAGGCAGATTCGGCACTCCAGCAGCTCCATCGTGTTGCTGTTGTGTCAGCACAATATCCCGCTGCGATAAATGCTCTTCCTCTTAAAGCCTAGCACACGGGAAGACTTTCCTCCTCGAGTGTCTGTCATTCACCATATGACTATCACGGCCAACGGCTACCTTGAACCCGTTAGCTGTGCTCGACTTAGCCACTAGTTTATCGCCGCTGCAAACATCGTCTTTGCTTATCTAACGATGCAGTTCTCAGCCAACTCGTCCACGTTGAtataatattacagtatttgcTAACCATGAAGTGTTTCCCTCTCCATCAGGTAAAGACAAAACTCAGCCTCTTTTGAGTGCGCCGCTTCTCCCACCGATACAAAAGCAACCAACGACTCCACAAACCGACCGGAATATGTTCGGTATTGTACTCGTGGGCGCCTCGGTCCGCGAATTAACCCCTTTTACTCAATACTACGTACACCGAGCACAATTTCAGGTTTCTGTGTTACACCATCACATTACATAAATAATGACCACGTGACTTTGCAGCGAAGGTGCTGATTGGCTAAGCAGCTCGACGACATCCCTGTTGTGAAACCCTTCGCAGCCGAGTTTCATAACATAGTTTATAGATAATTTTGATTGAATACTAAAGACCTAGGGACTATACATGTGATCATAGTCGCATGCGTTTTGTCAATTCTGGTGAAAGGTTATTCCTTTAAACCTCAagcgtgttgtgtgtgtgacacagtGGAGGGAATTCCCAAACCAAGATATATCCGCGAGGGGGTGGAATGGCAGACTCAACATGAAAACCTGATTTGTTATAGCTCTAACCTATCGTTAGCGAGGTCTGCTGTGACCTTAAGTAACACGTCTGTATTTAGGTCATCATTGAAAAGGTGGAGAATAGagcattacaaaaagaaaaagaaatgtgttgCCTATCTGGCGGAACTAGTCTCATCGACAACCtactaacagaaaaaaaagaaatgtgttgcCTATTAGGCGGAACTCGTCTCATCGACAACCTACTATATTGGATTTGAGAATGAGTCAGTACACAACAGTAATTACTCTTACACGATCGAAAAAGAGggctgtatcaaatattctcATTAATACTGACTGAGGTGCTTTAAATTCCTATTCATGTCCCAATGTGTGGCATGTTTTTgtctgtatttatgtattttctgtGGGTTGCCTAGTAAAGAAAAAATAGAAACCCTTCTGAGAAGGACGGAGTGTTTCTCTACATAACTTCAAACTACACGCAGTCATAATATAcattgggaggaaaaagtatgtgaaggCTTTGGAATTTCGTAAATTTATGCATGAActtgtcataaaatgtagtctgatcttcatctaaataaGAATAAACAGTCTGTTTAAACCAATAGCACACAATGTTTAAACCAATagcaattttacatttatataaagCATAACTAACGATTCACAGGACAAGGagaaaaaagtaagtgaactCTTGGGTTTAATAACTGCTCGATCCTCCTTTGGTAGCGATAACatcaaccaaacgtttcctgtagttgcagatcagatgtgctgcaggatgaattttggaccattcctctttacaaaacagttgcagttcagcaagattcctgggatgtctggtgtgaatagctcaTGAGGTCATACCACAgcatttcacagatttttttcctcccactgtaaacAAATATAAGAATATCAATCTGACAGCATCAATCAAACCTGTGCTTGACtttgaaaaacatgcataatgTATGTTGTTCCAGATCTCAATCCAtatcagggaagctcatctgcatgctcatTGGCCACATCAGGGTTTTGGGGACGTGTCGTCAGGGGAGGCAGAGCCTAAACCTGCATgtggagtaaaaataaaataaaaatgattaaaaaatgtttttcattctcTGATCTGtgcatatttattttctgttttaaaacAAGTAATGTCCATGATTTAATCGCAACAATTGCTTAGAGCAGCAGCAAGCAGCCACCCTTGCTTTATGCATCCAACTAAAATTCTAGGAAGGATAAGTGCAGGCTACACAGATTAACGAGATGACCATTCCAAATAtctatcacatttgtacaaaataatcaAGTTTGTTATGGTAATTggccttttcacactgtgcTTAGCAACACGCAGCACACCGTCAACGAACCCATTCATTATTGTGTAGGCTATGTGGTGCAAGGGCGCGAGGACGGAATGTCATGTCACACAAGGTCACCTTAAAATTGAAGAATGATCATCAAGACAGACTTAAGTGGGCTCACATTCAATGGCATCGGGGACTTTGGAGGGGTTTTGTCTTCACGGTTAAATCCCAGTCTTCACTGGACTGCTAGATAGTATCGTAAAGGTGAACAATTTCCTGATGTCACTGTTGTGGGTCAAGTGCCCCGTGGTGGCCATTGGGTTAAGATATGACCAGGTCTATGTTACTGACAATGAACATAGGTGTATTTCATTGATAgcattttgaatgcactgtGATACATGAtgagatcctgaggcccatttTTGCGCCATTCATCCGCAGCCTTCGCCTAATGTTGCTACATGATAATGCACAACAACATTGGAAGAATTTTTTCATGCAAAACGTCCTGGTTCTAGTATGGTCAGCATATTCACcagacatgtcacccattgggcatgtttgggatgctctggatgaACAACTTTGCACAGCCAGTGAAGGGCCAACAATCAACAAAAAccaaggagatgtgttgcactgtggcccttgtgggcagcctaaggcacacctgtgtaATATCGATGCTGTCAAAACAGCATCTCGATATGGCCACACCTGAGATGCAAAGCAagaattttacaaaaaacacCAGTATATCAAATTTGAGACAAGCAGTGGATGACTGGAACCCCTGTCAGACGCTAATTACTTTTCCATTGCTGTCAACAGGATCCTTTGCCAAATGATGATACTctacatacataaacatattCTGTATGacattgatggtttggacagtTCAGAAAGCAGAAAATATCTTTattagattacaaaaaaatgaagttgGCTATGCATGCTCTTTCTTGTTTCCTCCACAGTCCTGCCCTGGATGATCATTTGCAAATGCAAGGATGGATTGAAAAGTCTTTCCTGAGgtcataaaatacatacaaagcttttaaataattcaaatcAAATGGGTCTTTTAGTCTAATGACAACAGAACCAACCTCTTTGCACAAAACCTTAAAACATCTGCAGTATAGCTAGTAAGAGAATACTAGGCAATTTTGTCAATGATACTGCACATGGCCGTATCTTTGTCCCACATTTTATCCTTTTTTATTGTAGGTGTACTCTTGTTCTGGTGACCTGCAGCCATACAACTTGTTCCTGCTTCCTCTACATCCATAGGTTCCGTTTTCAGCCTTGGGGCCTGCCCAGAAGGACAGACACTGCTCCCAGCGAGCCCAGTTCTTGTTCCATCTCCAGCACTGTCAGGGCCCTCCAACTGTGGTAAGTCATCaggcagggaggcaaggcaacCCTGGATCATCTCAACTACCCGCTCCAAGTGCTTTTGGAACCTCTCTGCTGTATCTAGTCTCTGTCGTTTCTGAACCTCCATCATAACTCGCAAAGTTTCCCGGGCTTGATGTGGCCTATATTCATTTATAAGATGGTGCATGTGGACAAATAAAAGTTTCAAGTCCTCCAGCTTTTCTTCTCGCTTTATACTGCCAGGGCTCTTGATGAGGATGTCCAGAAGGTCTAAAAAGTTTACCAGGATAGACATGTTAAGCTTCTTGAGCTCACGTTTATGGTCAAACTGCACAGGATGGAGTCTCTCAATGCCTTGGCTCTCCAAAGGCCGAATGATCAGATCATCACATTGGAACTGGTTGCCAAACATCATGTAGCTGTCTCTGATAGGTGGTGGTGGTTTAGGAGCAAAACCCTTGCTAACATTTTCATCTGTGTACTCTTTGATGTACTGCATAGGTGGAGGAGGCAGGGCGCTAACCTGCTGTGGTTCACCCATGATGGTGGtctgaaagaaaaagaatggcTCTCATTAACAGAGAAGTGGTATTGTCaaatcaccagccaatcacaagacataaacaaacaaccactcgcactcacattcacacctacgggcaatttagagtttttcaattaacctaccatgcatgtttttgggatgtgggaggaaaccggagtacccagagaaaagacaggcacagggagaacatgcaaactccacacaggcgaggctggatttccccagaactgtgaggaagacatgctaaccagtcgtccaccgtgccgatgATGTGTAATAAATTAACGCATCAACCAATACTTTACGATTCACAGGGTTTTTCCTGCACATGCCTGCATAGAATATTTGGAACCAGCCACCTCTGGGGCGAAAAGCTTTGACATCATGAAAACTGTTATTATCTAACCAGTGTTACACAAGTTAGGTGTTATTTTTAACTGCAAGTACAGTAGTACGCTGTGCTTATGGGGTAGTGCTGTGTCTGAAACAGAAGTCTCTCCTAAAACCTTCCAAGAAGTTTGGAACTCAAAATGATACATTCTCCATTCTACTGCTGTTCAGAACAAAGCTGCTCGCCTTATACTGAGATGTTCATATACTACCAATGTTATTTATATGTACCACACTTTATGGTCTTTAATCAATGTTAAAATGCAATATAATTTATTGATATTTCTTaagaaaattattttagcacattttatgaaaatattcaGATTCACTCATATAATACTCGACCTCCGACCAACTTTAATTTGGTTATTAATTGTCACAGCACAActtttgttaaaacaaagtTCTGTCTTTTATAGATCTGTCAAGGTGTGGAATTAATTGCCCAAAAAAATTGAAGAACTTACCAACTTTACACAGTTTTACAAGCACTataaaatcttattttaatATCATGTAGTGTTCAAcagattaaaatatatatgactTGTACCTTCTTATGCTTCATAAATctctgaatatatttttttctctgtattgtatatttaaatgcattgagtttttagtttagtttattaTTCAGACCCCAGGAAAATTAAGAGACTACCACGGTGGGCGCAAATGGGGATCCTATTTACAAATtaacaaataactaaactgcaaatgtgttgaacaattgtgactttttaaacaatgattgcTTCTTTTGTAACCAACCACATGTGATTtctcaggggggggggggggagaacacGAACGAGCATTACACCTATTTTTATCTTTTCAGAGATAATCTCAACAATACAGAAAATAGTTTCGCTTGAGCAAGTATAGATGTCGTACACACGTGTGCCAATGATCAAAAATGGTAGCGTCCTTTCCTTAATTggagccaggaaaaaaaaaaaaagatgtgatcaaaatatatttatacatatttgagTTGATGGTGGGATCATTGGAAATTATATAGCCCTAAGGAGATAATGGTATATCATAGATAATGGTATATCATAGAAAATAAACATGAGAAACATCGTTTGGCGTTACAATtctaattttaatatttcaagggttttttttttttatgtattgatCGAGCAATGAGTACATTCATGAAATGATCGATTATAATTTTGAAAGACGAATACTGTTTATGAATTATATATAAACTTTCAGCTTTCTTATGCATTTTGTTTTAGCAAGAAACTCGTTATGTAAACTGCGGTGCTGTCAAACGATTTATTTGTCGTTGAACGTAACAAGGCCATCTAGtagttcattttaaaacatacaaaGCGTACAATGCATTATAGAGTGGCAAGCAAGTTTCACGGAGCAAAGTTATCTATCTTCGTTAAATCATCTATCCGACCGCCAAACTGTTTGAACGTACCCGGCTCAGCAAACGAAGCTAGGTTTAGCAGCCACATACACGCATACTCCTTCAAAACTACGTCTGACcataaaattaatgaataacTCCCGTGATGAAAATGATCAGTTAGCGGTAACTCTACTTGCCTCCTAAGTAGCTCTTCGGGTCCGATAAATGAGATGCTTTGATGGAAATTTAAGGACAGGATATATGACAGGATAGATAGCACTTTGCTCCCTACGTTACACGGACATGGCGAATGGTTGGGTTCTGATTCCATTGGCTGAGAAATTCTCGTGATTCCGTTTCGTCGTTTGAATTGGTCAGCCTGTTCGTGAAGTTCTGAAGCCGTCATTGGTTGTTACTATTGACACGTGACTATTGACCCCTAAAATGTCATATCCAATATAGAAGTGTTTTGGAACCTTTTTTTGAAGGGGGCAAGACGTACGCTGTAGTTTACATTAGAAGAAACTCGACGAATATACACAAAAAGTACTgtttactgaaataataatcacCTCGTCTCAATTCAATCAGAAAGAACATTTAATAATTCTctctgtcactatacgtcgctagCACAGATACATatataaagatacattatagtaatgaaattataatttttggaccaatcAAGTGAAATTCGATAATTTTTCGATGATGAGAGGCTGTTGGTGCTTTTAAAAGGAGGCTCAATACTCACCTGTTTAGTTTTTAACTGATTTCTTTATCTGATTGTCGACTGTTTCATTcatgtatctattttttttgttgtaattccTATTGTCCTTCAGTTTTTATCCTGTCCTAATGTATTTTAgtctttttaaatttaactccaGTGTCTCCTCATGGGAGCCTCTACACTGGGAGGTGTGTTCGGTCTGCCGCGCCAATGTCATCCTGCAGATTCCCCAGTCGGGGCACTGGGGGGCTCTGCACAATGTGGAGTGTCCACCCTGGTCTACCCGGGTCGTGGTGGTCAGCTGTGGCAACATCATCTGTGGCTTCAGgctgtggcatcttggtgtggATGGCTCCCACAGGTTGTCTTTACCCACCTGGATCCTCAGTGCCATGCCACATTTCCAGagctatatataaatatatataaatctgattttattttatttgatcttccatcctcacagttcaatccccgcctgtgtggagtttgcatgttctccccatgcctgcgtgggttttctccgggcactccggtttcctcccacatcccaaaaacatgcatggtaggttaattgacaactctaaattgcccgtaggtgtggatgtgagtgcgaatggttgtttgtttgtatgtggcctgcgattggctggcaaccagttcagggtgtaccccgcctcctgcccgatgatagctgggataggctccagcacgccagcgaccctaatgaggagaagcggctcagaaaatggatagatggatggcacagtggttgggaatcatggAAGTACAGCATTTACAAAGATGATGTTGTACAGTACCTGAGTTGCAAATTACTGTTCtactcatttattttatgaatatttttcaaTCAGTGCTCCCTTTTCAATTTCTCCAAATAGCATTTTCCAAAGCAACATAACCACAAACTACAGAACTTAGTGTGAGTAGATATCGGGCACTTGACCGTGTGAACAAAACGGTTTAAGTTTAATAACATAATGCAATGACTTGTTAAAGTGGATAAAATAAAAGCATCTGTGCAAACATATGATGATTTCATGTAG
This window encodes:
- the lonrf4 gene encoding LON peptidase N-terminal domain and RING finger protein 1 isoform X3, coding for MELLECRICLFPMWEPVTITCGHTFCRRCAGTYLPSKCPACKERFKQRDMRNAKNNVLLIRVIEKCCPDDAKIKRHLQEKLRAKQYKEALRVANDGIQQVPEDLSLRFYRAEANCGLLRFSDALADLDYLCCLRPKWTEILEAEGILVPEEVSRIMQVLTDYLKASYPIVSLSGTQVTHPEGLTHPHGDAEGKERREASQSSKAKHDTSNECCLSLCQAVSFLPASEDDKEMMKTKEDVNCTGASLHRRDKTLSVLTVSDFECPLCIRLFHEPVTTPCGHTFCKNCIERSLDHNLRCPLCKQPLQEYLKNRKYNVTVVVLDIIDCLFPSQLAERKQIHEAEMAELSNLTKDIPIFVCTVAYPGVPCPLHIFEPRYRLMMRRCMETGTKKFGMCSYEHGKGFADYGCMLEILSLELLPDGRSYVDSVGSNRFRVLKRGLRDGYHTADIEYLEDIKVEGSELELLQRLHDSVYQQAQDWYQRLGSRMKEQINRQYGTMPSIEENIQASSNGPAWCWWLLSVLQLDPVYQTTVLSLSLLKDRLGHLRLILEYFSQS
- the lonrf4 gene encoding LON peptidase N-terminal domain and RING finger protein 1 isoform X1, whose product is MELLECRICLFPMWEPVTITCGHTFCRRCAGTYLPSKCPACKERFKQRDMRNAKNNVLLIRVIEKCCPDDAKIKRHLQEKLRAKQYKEALRVANDGIQQVPEDLSLRFYRAEANCGLLRFSDALADLDYLCCLRPKWTEGFFRKGNILLEMAQQTESLIQFHHCLKLQADFFPAKNQIKKILEAEGILVPEEVSRIMQVLTDYLKASYPIVSLSGTQVTHPEGLTHPHGDAEGKERREASQSSKAKHDTSNECCLSLCQAVSFLPASEDDKEMMKTKEDVNCTGASLHRRDKTLSVLTVSDFECPLCIRLFHEPVTTPCGHTFCKNCIERSLDHNLRCPLCKQPLQEYLKNRKYNVTVVVLDIIDCLFPSQLAERKQIHEAEMAELSNLTKDIPIFVCTVAYPGVPCPLHIFEPRYRLMMRRCMETGTKKFGMCSYEHGKGFADYGCMLEILSLELLPDGRSYVDSVGSNRFRVLKRGLRDGYHTADIEYLEDIKVEGSELELLQRLHDSVYQQAQDWYQRLGSRMKEQINRQYGTMPSIEENIQASSNGPAWCWWLLSVLQLDPVYQTTVLSLSLLKDRLGHLRLILEYFSQS
- the lonrf4 gene encoding LON peptidase N-terminal domain and RING finger protein 1 isoform X2, yielding MELLECRICLFPMWEPVTITCGHTFCRRCAGTYLPSKCPACKERFKQRDMRNAKNNVLLIRVIEKCCPDDAKIKRHLQEKLRAKQYKEALRVANDGIQQVPEDLSLRFYRAEANCGLLRFSDALADLDYLCCLRPKWTEGFFRKGNILLEMAQQTESLIQFHHCLKLQADFFPAKNQIKKILEAEGILVPEEVSRIMQVLTDYLKASYPIVSLSGTQSSKAKHDTSNECCLSLCQAVSFLPASEDDKEMMKTKEDVNCTGASLHRRDKTLSVLTVSDFECPLCIRLFHEPVTTPCGHTFCKNCIERSLDHNLRCPLCKQPLQEYLKNRKYNVTVVVLDIIDCLFPSQLAERKQIHEAEMAELSNLTKDIPIFVCTVAYPGVPCPLHIFEPRYRLMMRRCMETGTKKFGMCSYEHGKGFADYGCMLEILSLELLPDGRSYVDSVGSNRFRVLKRGLRDGYHTADIEYLEDIKVEGSELELLQRLHDSVYQQAQDWYQRLGSRMKEQINRQYGTMPSIEENIQASSNGPAWCWWLLSVLQLDPVYQTTVLSLSLLKDRLGHLRLILEYFSQS
- the lonrf4 gene encoding LON peptidase N-terminal domain and RING finger protein 3 isoform X4, yielding MELLECRICLFPMWEPVTITCGHTFCRRCAGTYLPSKCPACKERFKQRDMRNAKNNVLLIRVIEKCCPDDAKIKRHLQEKLRAKQYKEALRVANDGIQQVPEDLSLRFYRAEANCGLLRFSDALADLDYLCCLRPKWTEILEAEGILVPEEVSRIMQVLTDYLKASYPIVSLSGTQSSKAKHDTSNECCLSLCQAVSFLPASEDDKEMMKTKEDVNCTGASLHRRDKTLSVLTVSDFECPLCIRLFHEPVTTPCGHTFCKNCIERSLDHNLRCPLCKQPLQEYLKNRKYNVTVVVLDIIDCLFPSQLAERKQIHEAEMAELSNLTKDIPIFVCTVAYPGVPCPLHIFEPRYRLMMRRCMETGTKKFGMCSYEHGKGFADYGCMLEILSLELLPDGRSYVDSVGSNRFRVLKRGLRDGYHTADIEYLEDIKVEGSELELLQRLHDSVYQQAQDWYQRLGSRMKEQINRQYGTMPSIEENIQASSNGPAWCWWLLSVLQLDPVYQTTVLSLSLLKDRLGHLRLILEYFSQS